From Apium graveolens cultivar Ventura chromosome 9, ASM990537v1, whole genome shotgun sequence, the proteins below share one genomic window:
- the LOC141687150 gene encoding MATH domain and coiled-coil domain-containing protein At3g58370-like — protein MEEDRTYNPVPDDSNQGVVRYLRDVPPAHYSLKIVSFSKLVNSGERYMSSMFDAGGYTWRLIVYPNGNKKRGGGDHISLYLATENTDSLPLGWEAKVTYKMFVFDHNRDQYLTIQDDPVHKTRRFHRAKKELGFDRLVPLDTFNSATNGYLIDDSCVLGVEVHGIKNTGMGETIKIFDDPREITFDWKISEFSRVCKEKLNHQKLVSEEFKCGESKWSLQLYPNGDSRVKDCLSLLIELVRTQRINYPILIIDIQVKNHGSALIVQQSPSLVVHQKSGVMQVSCR, from the exons ATGGAAGAAGACAGAACATATAATCCAGTTCCTGATGACTCCAATCAAG GAGTTGTCAGATATCTACGAGATGTTCCGCCTGCTCATTACTCTCTCAAAATAGTATCTTTCTCCAAGCTTGTGAATTCGGGAGAAAGATACATGTCGTCTATGTTTGATGCTGGCGGTTATACATG GAGGTTAATTGTTTACCCAAACGGAAATAAAAAAAGAGGCGGTGGAGATCATATATCTCTTTATCTAGCCACTGAAAACACGGACTCGCTACCTCTTGGTTGGGAGGCTAAGGTTACCTACAAGATGTTTGTGTTTGATCACAATAGGGATCAATACTTGACCATCCAAG ATGACCCTGTGCATAAAACTCGACGGTTTCATCGGGCAAAGAAGGAACTTGGTTTTGACAGATTAGTACCATTAGATACTTTCAATTCTGCAACAAATGGATATCTGATTGATGACTCTTGTGTACTTGGCGTTGAAGTACATGGAATTAAAAATACAGGAATGGGTGAGACTATAAAGATATTTGACGATCCTCGGGAAATCACTTTCGACTGGAAAATCTCCGAATTCTCCAGAGTTTGCAAAGAAAAACTGAACCATCAGAAACTTGTTTCTGAAGAATTTAAATGTGGAGAAAGCAAGTG GAGTTTACAGCTTTACCCGAACGGGGATTCTAGAGTCAAAGACTGCTTATCGTTGCTTATAGAGTTAGTTCGGACTCAAAGAATCAATTATCCGATTCTCATCATCGATATCCAA GTGAAGAATCATGGTTCAGCACTGATAGTACAACAGAGTCCATCACTAGTGGTGCATCAAAAGTCTGGGGTTATGCAAGTTTCATGTCGTTGA